One genomic segment of Canis lupus baileyi chromosome 9, mCanLup2.hap1, whole genome shotgun sequence includes these proteins:
- the LOC140640523 gene encoding uncharacterized protein isoform X2 produces the protein MACVQMKIHWGKKKARLEGREAGFELQQFLPSEAQGHQRQEPKGHSSKLSKIAGFLRVLRRNKGDKNVTDPPETSKGFSELVQDGQFLEAYLSIPTLVKQGQDCKSLYQVVAQSMWQVVQQALEGTEYCPELELKIQAVLGTIEWTQEKHQSWEDGDLQDGDLQDGDLQDGGVAAWGNQLEKLLRSDVEARVPALGPGDQVDLYLEKLEEAVTQGLRSPRASLLGPQLWKVYRTHFQEVLLNRLWELMHSFGTNRESCHMLYSWAKITLFGEPGKTLVSAPPTSQEPAVRHLLDSVTFVPWMSRMQKKLVGLIQESLEEQLENVLICDWKTWAQASCPTFIEIFQLLEENINAVQPIGLPITSQVQSMVLETFSKFLKRYEAEAAHFLHQNATAGPLPEVHVLANCCILRETWQELSWAHILPAHLDAVVQDTIHDIESHSRDHFLFKGRALCKRFEHLGRHREVPPGWPAYCLASPPSQHSVLFCSVLAHLEPQGPLKRTPSSHSTWTELGTLFYR, from the exons ATGGCCTGTGTCCAAATGAAGATCCACTGGGGCAAGAAGAAAGCCAGgctggaaggaagagaagcaggcttcgagCTCCAACAATTCCTGCCCAGTGAGGCTCAGGGGCACCAGAGACAAGAGCCCAAAGGCCATTCTTCGAAGCTGAGCAAGATTGCAGGGTTTCTGAGAGTACTGCGCAGAAATAAAGGAGACAAAAATGTCACTGATCCACCAGAAACTTCCAAAG GTTTCTCCGAGTTGGTCCAGGATGGGCAGTTCCTGGAGGCCTACCTGAGCATCCCGACATTGGTAAAGCAAGGGCAAGACTGCAAATCCCTGTACCAGGTTGTGGCCCAGAGCATGTGGCAGGTGGTCCAGCAGGCTCTGGAGGGCACTGAGTACTGCCCGGAGCTGGAGCTAAAGATCCAGGCTGTGCTGGGCACCATAGAGTGGACACAGGAGAAGCACCAGAGCTGGGAGGATGGTGACCTCCAGGATGGTGACCTCCAGGATGGTGACCTCCAGGATGGCGGAGTTGCCGCCTGGGGCAATCAGCTGGAGAAGCTGCTGAGAAGTGATGTGGAGGCCAGAgtgcctgccctgggccctggcgACCAGGTGGACCTGTACCTGGAGAAGCTAGAAGAGGCTGTGACACAGGGCCTGAGGTCCCCGCGGGCCAGCCTGTTGGGGCCCCAGCTCTGGAAGGTCTACAGGACACACTTCCAGGAGGTCCTCCTCAACCGCCTCTGGGAGCTCATGCACTCCTTTGGCACCAACAGGGAAAGCTGTCACATGCTGTACTCCTGGGCCAAGATAACGTTGTTTGGGGAGCCAGG GAAGACACTTGTGAGtgcacctcccacctcccaggagCCCGCGGTCAGGCACCTCTTAGATTCTGTGACGTTTGTTCCCTGGATGTCCCGAATGCAGAAGAAGCTGGTGGGACTAATACAG GAAAGCTTGGAGGAACAACTAGAAAATGTCCTGATCTGTGATTGGAAAACATGGGCCCAGGCTTCCTGCCCGACGTTTATCGAAATCTTCCAG CTGCTGGAAGAAAACATTAATGCAGTACAACCCATTGGACTACCTATCACTAGCCAGGTGCAATCCATGGTTCtggaaacattttcaaagtttCTGAAAAG GTACGAGGCCGAGGCCGCCCACTTCCTCCACCAGAACGCCACTGCTGGGCCCCTCCCCGAGGTGCACGTGCTGGCAAACTGCTGCATCCTCAG GGAAACGTGGCAGGAGCTGAGCTGGGCACACATTCTGCCGGCACATCTGGACGCTGTCGTGCAAGACACCATCCACGACATCGAGAGCCACAGCCGGGACCACTTCCTGTTTAAGGGCAGAGCCCTGTGCAAG AGATTTGAGCACCTAGGAAGACACAGGGAGGTTCCTCCAGGATGGCCGGCATACTGCCTTGCCTCACCCCCGTCCCAgcattctgttctgttctgttctgttctggcCCATCTAGAGCCCCAGGGTCCTCTAAAAAGAACTCCCAGCAGCCACAGCACATGGACCGAACTTGGcaccctgttttatagatga